In Uranotaenia lowii strain MFRU-FL chromosome 2, ASM2978415v1, whole genome shotgun sequence, one genomic interval encodes:
- the LOC129748472 gene encoding uncharacterized protein LOC129748472 isoform X2, with product MELRWEILFGVFVNVLLAQAAVYTPGNAPVYNPNEGVQAVVPTQVNNPGYLVTQTVYGFLDFTTTIGNTVMIFSPQSASAAVTEPPKTTPAPPPVIETSPLPVTTTPNVPPQAAALVLPEEIKPSKTVILPSQPQEKVSIVQVIAETAKPYVVKPQAAVKFVQKSVKPIKPIGKPKVSIVEVSPVKVEEVEEKRVELLADKKVQVVKPAHPPIIKVVASRVVEVTTEKEIVTPEPQPEQEDEEEEEVEEEVEEEPEHEEEEEEEVEEAEAQEQEVEEEKVEEIKEEESAKEPEQAEEKKPLTVEVSKAKKVNEPTIEAVQKEHSPIDFSTITEESESEQTEGQDETQEEHHEEEEPAPVLQIGNNIAPEPEYDFLSRQPSEYVEETFRVVNLKPSASVAPAAAAPSPKQGKAKRGQGNKIRPTGLVTKLGGTVIRDGATTVHETSVIGTYISGKYAQVLQSTSHVFQGNSAAAAAAPAGNQQKAPGPKVTATPTLRILKTAAPNLPGKGPRYNPEAASIITPSPSSQQALEDTGLPLENLFANQPSSNLVRPSRRLSGPGAANVAAGSFKNRLKSRIGGKDDSNDLLQERSDNLGLDEPVGPPAQQQQQQQQQQQQASFGNGKKTNRYRNTQTVKPAAAGKNTRYNRFSASSVELATVSVFSEPSITTPAYRRNKASRNSFKPSSSSSSSSGSAASSNQQQQQRKQASYSSSANSRDDSDDANRRSYKPNLRPTPPEAEHSSSSTSLYKFKLNRSPGRWQYKSPPKPQVNIRKQKPAKDAVENLTTAPNSDTSVQYNDISLNPEHSEKVDTDADLDQSGSVNGNVLNDAEQDNQIERRYPIETIKVEISTPADFKDTYYEIATIKSPYTFQVGTVKNTRYITVTSTFEKTLEQETATITPSLTEPLTENILATTSHIDKESNLLDSSIATLPPIALSGDTETPPLETLTETFSTTQEMLKTHILPVIRDGTDTTSYTLIQTYHVTRLVTATKTLPPMEIYQFVPSKTLNEFNSRLDEAGSELHLELEFGDENEDDEDKPKRERLPSDLDISSIGSEFDPLEVDKTKIPEIVKPKKKVVNKELAKVTTEAPVTTPNLTPDQLQQLALLRLLNPAAAAQIPSVITSSKPVVKLETVYESHVLPIINGDRTIFSTLSRAIGTLTKTSFEVVTTTLPTLPIPPIIPTINPFQQQQVTLQSTPVVTQTIVTETNSKVLKLTFGAKTAYTTLYSTTVVPTQLTTYVTQSVPVQATAAAFPGYFPAPYAPFPYVG from the exons TCCTTCTCGCACAAGCCGCTGTCTACACCCCTGGCAATGCTCCGGTCTACAATCCGAACGAGGGCGTCCAGGCCGTCGTCCCAACTCAGGTCAACAATCCCGGCTACTTGGTAACTCAAACCGTCTACGGCTTCCTGGATTTCACCACCACCATCGGCAATACGGTAATGATTTTCTCACCGCAGAGTGCATCCGCAGCCGTAACTG AGCCCCCGAAAACGACACCGGCCCCGCCACCGGTGATCGAAACTTCCCCGCTGCCAGTTACGACGACCCCGAATGTTCCGCCACAGGCAGCCGCCCTTGTCCTGCCGGAAGAAATCAAACCGAGCAAGACGGTGATCTTGCCGAGTCAACCGCAGGAAAAGGTCAGCATCGTTCAGGTCATTGCCGAAACGGCGAAACCCTACGTCGTAAAGCCTCAGGCTGCGGTGAAGTTTGTGCAGAAGTCCGTTAAGCCGATTAAACCGATTGGAAAGCCGAAGGTTTCTATCGTTGAGGTTTCTCCGGTAAAGGTTGAGGAGGTCGAAGAGAAGAGAGTGGAACTTTTGGCCGACAAGAAAGTTCAGGTCGTGAAACCGGCTCATCCACCAATTATCAAGGTTGTGGCTTCACGAGTCGTTGAAGTTACCACTGAGAAGGAAATTGTTACACCGGAACCTCAACCGGAACAGGAAGATGAAGAAGAGGAAGAGGTAGAGGAAGAAGTTGAGGAAGAACCTGAacacgaagaagaagaagaggaagaGGTAGAAGAAGCCGAAGCTCAGGAACAAGAAGTTGAGGAAGAGAAGGTAGAAGAGATCAAAGAAGAGGAATCTGCCAAGGAACCAGAACAAGCTGAAGAGAAGAAACCACTGACTGTGGAAGTTTCCAAGGCTAAGAAAGTGAACGAGCCAACGATCGAAGCTGTTCAGAAAGAACACTCTCCAATTGACTTTTCGACAATAACCGAAGAAAGTGAGTCGGAACAAACCGAAGGACAGGACGAAACCCAAGAAGAACACCACGAGGAAGAGGAACCGGCACCAGTGCTGCAGATCGGAAACAACATCGCTCCAGAGCCGGAATACGACTTTCTCTCTCGGCAGCCATCGGAATACGTCGAGGAAACGTTCCGGGTAGTAAACCTGAAGCCATCTGCTTCGGTAGCTCCAGCTGCTGCTGCCCCAAGTCCAAAGCAGGGCAAGGCAAAACGCGGACAAGGTAATAAAATCCGCCCGACCGGGTTGGTCACCAAGCTCGGTGGAACCGTGATCCGAGATGGAGCCACAACGGTCCACGAAACGAGCGTCATCGGCACCTACATTTCAGGAAAGTATGCCCAGGTCCTACAAAGCACTTCTCATGTATTTCAAGGTaattctgctgctgctgctgctgccccGGCCGGAAATCAACAGAAGGCTCCGGGTCCGAAAGTGACCGCAACTCCAACGCTCCGAATCCTAAAGACAGCCGCCCCCAATCTACCCGGAAAGGGTCCCCGTTACAATCCGGAAGCGGCTTCGATCATCACGCCATCCCCTTCATCTCAGCAAGCGTTGGAGGACACCGGTTTACCGCTAGAAAACCTTTTCGCTAACCAACCCAGCTCGAATCTCGTAAGGCCATCGCGCCGTCTCAGTGGACCCGGAGCCGCCAACGTTGCCGCCGGAAGTTTCAAGAACCGTCTGAAGAGCCGCATCGGCGGCAAGGACGATAGTAACGATTTGCTGCAGGAACGGTCCGACAATCTGGGCCTGGATGAGCCCGTGGGACCTCCtgcccagcagcagcagcaacaacaacaacaacagcagcaagcTAGCTTTGGTAATGGCAAAAAAACTAACCGCTACCGTAACACGCAAACTGTTAAGCCTGCTGCCGCCGGCAAGAA CACCCGCTATAACCGATTTTCTGCATCTAGTGTGGAACTGGCGACGGTGTCCGTTTTTAGTGAACCTTCCATCACCACCCCCGCCTACAGGCGTAACAAAGCCTCTCGTAACAGTTTCAAGCCTAGCTCTTCCTCCAGTAGTTCTTCAGGATCAGCAGCATcaagcaatcagcagcagcaacagcgcaAGCAGGCATCCTACAGCTCCAGCGCCAACTCCCGGGACGATTCGGATGACGCCAACCGACGATCCTACAAGCCGAACCTTCGTCCGACTCCTCCGGAAGCCGAACActccagcagcagcaccagcctGTACAAGTTCAAGCTGAACCGATCCCCAGGTCGTTGGCAGTACAAGAGCCCCCCCAAACCGCAGGTCAATATCCGAAAGCAGAAACCGGCCAAGGATGCGGTAGAGAACCTAACGACGGCACCGAACTCGGACACCTCGGTCCAATACAACGACATCTCGCTCAATCCGGAACACTCCGAAAAGGTCGATACCGATGCCGATTTGGACCAGTCTGGATCGGTCAACGGAAATGTGCTGAACGACGCCGAACAGGATAACCAGATCGAGAGACGTTACCCGATCGAGACCATTAAGGTGGAGATTTCGACCCCGGCCGACTTCAAGGACACGTACTACGAGATTGCTACCATCAAGTCGCCCTACACCTTCCAG GTTGGCACCGTCAAGAACACCCGCTACATCACGGTAACATCGACGTTCGAAAAGACACTGGAACAGGAAACGGCCACCATCACTCCATCATTGACGGAACCCTTAACCGAGAACATCCTAGCCACAACCAGCCACATCGACAAGGAGAGCAATTTGCTGGACTCATCGATTGCCACGTTGCCGCCAATTGCTCTGTCCGGGGACACCGAAACTCCACCATTGGAAACGCTGACGGAGACTTTCAGCACTACCCAAGAGATGTTGAAGACTCACATTCTGCCTGTTATTAGGGATGGTACAGATACTACGAGTTATACGCTGATTCAGACTTATCACGTTACGAGGTTGGTGACTGCTACGAAGACTTTGCCACCGATGGAGATCTATCAGTTTGTGCCGTCGAAGACTTTGAACGAGTTTAACAGTCGGTTGGATGAAGCTGGGTCTGAGTTGCATTTGGAGTTGGAGTTTGGAGATGAGAATGAAGATGATGAAGACAAGCCGAAACGAGAGAGGTTGCCTTCGGATTTGGATATCTCGAGCATTGGATCGGAGTTTGATCCCTTGGAGGTTGATAAGACTAAGATTCCGGAGATTGTGAAACCAAAGAAGAAGGTTGTTAACAAGGAATTGGCCAAGGTTACTACTGAAGCTCCAGTGACTACTCCAAATTTGACTCCGGATCAGCTGCAGCAATTAGCTTTGTTGAGACTGTTGAATCCGGCGGCAGCTGCCCAGATCCCTTCGGTTATTACTTCGTCTAAGCCTGTGGTCAAGTTGGAAACTGTTTATGAGTCGCATGTGCTGCCAATTATCAACGGGGATAGGACTATCTTCAGTACCTTGTCGCGAGCCATCGGAACGTTGACGAAGACCAGCTTCGAAGTTGTGACGACTACCTTGCCGACCCTGCCAATTCCTCCAATCATCCCAACGATTAATCCCTTCCAGCAGCAACAGGTTACTCTGCAATCTACACCGGTTGTTACCCAGACCATCGTCACGGAAACCAACAGCAAAGTTCTGAAACTAACCTTCGGTGCTAAGACGGCCTACACAACGCTGTACTCGACCACTGTTGTGCCCACACAGCTGACAACCTACGTGACCCAATCGGTGCCGGTTCAAGCGACGGCCGCCGCCTTCCCCGGATACTTCCCGGCGCCTTATGCACCGTTTCCGTATGTAGGCTAA
- the LOC129748472 gene encoding uncharacterized protein LOC129748472 isoform X3 has translation MELRWEILFGVFVNVLLAQAAVYTPGNAPVYNPNEGVQAVVPTQVNNPGYLVTQTVYGFLDFTTTIGNTVMIFSPQSASAAVTEPPKTTPAPPPVIETSPLPVTTTPNVPPQAAALVLPEEIKPSKTVILPSQPQEKVSIVQVIAETAKPYVVKPQAAVKFVQKSVKPIKPIGKPKVSIVEVSPVKVEEVEEKRVELLADKKVQVVKPAHPPIIKVVASRVVEVTTEKEIVTPEPQPEQEDEEEEEVEEEVEEEPEHEEEEEEEVEEAEAQEQEVEEEKVEEIKEEESAKEPEQAEEKKPLTVEVSKAKKVNEPTIEAVQKEHSPIDFSTITEESESEQTEGQDETQEEHHEEEEPAPVLQIGNNIAPEPEYDFLSRQPSEYVEETFRVVNLKPSASVAPAAAAPSPKQGKAKRGQGNKIRPTGLVTKLGGTVIRDGATTVHETSVIGTYISGKYAQVLQSTSHVFQGNSAAAAAAPAGNQQKAPGPKVTATPTLRILKTAAPNLPGKGPRYNPEAASIITPSPSSQQALEDTGLPLENLFANQPSSNLVRPSRRLSGPGAANVAAGSFKNRLKSRIGGKDDSNDLLQERSDNLGLDEPVGPPAQQQQQQQQQQQQASFGNGKKTNRYRNTQTVKPAAAGKNTQENDDLSASSSGSAASSNQQQQQRKQASYSSSANSRDDSDDANRRSYKPNLRPTPPEAEHSSSSTSLYKFKLNRSPGRWQYKSPPKPQVNIRKQKPAKDAVENLTTAPNSDTSVQYNDISLNPEHSEKVDTDADLDQSGSVNGNVLNDAEQDNQIERRYPIETIKVEISTPADFKDTYYEIATIKSPYTFQVGTVKNTRYITVTSTFEKTLEQETATITPSLTEPLTENILATTSHIDKESNLLDSSIATLPPIALSGDTETPPLETLTETFSTTQEMLKTHILPVIRDGTDTTSYTLIQTYHVTRLVTATKTLPPMEIYQFVPSKTLNEFNSRLDEAGSELHLELEFGDENEDDEDKPKRERLPSDLDISSIGSEFDPLEVDKTKIPEIVKPKKKVVNKELAKVTTEAPVTTPNLTPDQLQQLALLRLLNPAAAAQIPSVITSSKPVVKLETVYESHVLPIINGDRTIFSTLSRAIGTLTKTSFEVVTTTLPTLPIPPIIPTINPFQQQQVTLQSTPVVTQTIVTETNSKVLKLTFGAKTAYTTLYSTTVVPTQLTTYVTQSVPVQATAAAFPGYFPAPYAPFPYVG, from the exons TCCTTCTCGCACAAGCCGCTGTCTACACCCCTGGCAATGCTCCGGTCTACAATCCGAACGAGGGCGTCCAGGCCGTCGTCCCAACTCAGGTCAACAATCCCGGCTACTTGGTAACTCAAACCGTCTACGGCTTCCTGGATTTCACCACCACCATCGGCAATACGGTAATGATTTTCTCACCGCAGAGTGCATCCGCAGCCGTAACTG AGCCCCCGAAAACGACACCGGCCCCGCCACCGGTGATCGAAACTTCCCCGCTGCCAGTTACGACGACCCCGAATGTTCCGCCACAGGCAGCCGCCCTTGTCCTGCCGGAAGAAATCAAACCGAGCAAGACGGTGATCTTGCCGAGTCAACCGCAGGAAAAGGTCAGCATCGTTCAGGTCATTGCCGAAACGGCGAAACCCTACGTCGTAAAGCCTCAGGCTGCGGTGAAGTTTGTGCAGAAGTCCGTTAAGCCGATTAAACCGATTGGAAAGCCGAAGGTTTCTATCGTTGAGGTTTCTCCGGTAAAGGTTGAGGAGGTCGAAGAGAAGAGAGTGGAACTTTTGGCCGACAAGAAAGTTCAGGTCGTGAAACCGGCTCATCCACCAATTATCAAGGTTGTGGCTTCACGAGTCGTTGAAGTTACCACTGAGAAGGAAATTGTTACACCGGAACCTCAACCGGAACAGGAAGATGAAGAAGAGGAAGAGGTAGAGGAAGAAGTTGAGGAAGAACCTGAacacgaagaagaagaagaggaagaGGTAGAAGAAGCCGAAGCTCAGGAACAAGAAGTTGAGGAAGAGAAGGTAGAAGAGATCAAAGAAGAGGAATCTGCCAAGGAACCAGAACAAGCTGAAGAGAAGAAACCACTGACTGTGGAAGTTTCCAAGGCTAAGAAAGTGAACGAGCCAACGATCGAAGCTGTTCAGAAAGAACACTCTCCAATTGACTTTTCGACAATAACCGAAGAAAGTGAGTCGGAACAAACCGAAGGACAGGACGAAACCCAAGAAGAACACCACGAGGAAGAGGAACCGGCACCAGTGCTGCAGATCGGAAACAACATCGCTCCAGAGCCGGAATACGACTTTCTCTCTCGGCAGCCATCGGAATACGTCGAGGAAACGTTCCGGGTAGTAAACCTGAAGCCATCTGCTTCGGTAGCTCCAGCTGCTGCTGCCCCAAGTCCAAAGCAGGGCAAGGCAAAACGCGGACAAGGTAATAAAATCCGCCCGACCGGGTTGGTCACCAAGCTCGGTGGAACCGTGATCCGAGATGGAGCCACAACGGTCCACGAAACGAGCGTCATCGGCACCTACATTTCAGGAAAGTATGCCCAGGTCCTACAAAGCACTTCTCATGTATTTCAAGGTaattctgctgctgctgctgctgccccGGCCGGAAATCAACAGAAGGCTCCGGGTCCGAAAGTGACCGCAACTCCAACGCTCCGAATCCTAAAGACAGCCGCCCCCAATCTACCCGGAAAGGGTCCCCGTTACAATCCGGAAGCGGCTTCGATCATCACGCCATCCCCTTCATCTCAGCAAGCGTTGGAGGACACCGGTTTACCGCTAGAAAACCTTTTCGCTAACCAACCCAGCTCGAATCTCGTAAGGCCATCGCGCCGTCTCAGTGGACCCGGAGCCGCCAACGTTGCCGCCGGAAGTTTCAAGAACCGTCTGAAGAGCCGCATCGGCGGCAAGGACGATAGTAACGATTTGCTGCAGGAACGGTCCGACAATCTGGGCCTGGATGAGCCCGTGGGACCTCCtgcccagcagcagcagcaacaacaacaacaacagcagcaagcTAGCTTTGGTAATGGCAAAAAAACTAACCGCTACCGTAACACGCAAACTGTTAAGCCTGCTGCCGCCGGCAAGAA TACACAAGAAAACGACGATTTGAGTGC TAGTTCTTCAGGATCAGCAGCATcaagcaatcagcagcagcaacagcgcaAGCAGGCATCCTACAGCTCCAGCGCCAACTCCCGGGACGATTCGGATGACGCCAACCGACGATCCTACAAGCCGAACCTTCGTCCGACTCCTCCGGAAGCCGAACActccagcagcagcaccagcctGTACAAGTTCAAGCTGAACCGATCCCCAGGTCGTTGGCAGTACAAGAGCCCCCCCAAACCGCAGGTCAATATCCGAAAGCAGAAACCGGCCAAGGATGCGGTAGAGAACCTAACGACGGCACCGAACTCGGACACCTCGGTCCAATACAACGACATCTCGCTCAATCCGGAACACTCCGAAAAGGTCGATACCGATGCCGATTTGGACCAGTCTGGATCGGTCAACGGAAATGTGCTGAACGACGCCGAACAGGATAACCAGATCGAGAGACGTTACCCGATCGAGACCATTAAGGTGGAGATTTCGACCCCGGCCGACTTCAAGGACACGTACTACGAGATTGCTACCATCAAGTCGCCCTACACCTTCCAG GTTGGCACCGTCAAGAACACCCGCTACATCACGGTAACATCGACGTTCGAAAAGACACTGGAACAGGAAACGGCCACCATCACTCCATCATTGACGGAACCCTTAACCGAGAACATCCTAGCCACAACCAGCCACATCGACAAGGAGAGCAATTTGCTGGACTCATCGATTGCCACGTTGCCGCCAATTGCTCTGTCCGGGGACACCGAAACTCCACCATTGGAAACGCTGACGGAGACTTTCAGCACTACCCAAGAGATGTTGAAGACTCACATTCTGCCTGTTATTAGGGATGGTACAGATACTACGAGTTATACGCTGATTCAGACTTATCACGTTACGAGGTTGGTGACTGCTACGAAGACTTTGCCACCGATGGAGATCTATCAGTTTGTGCCGTCGAAGACTTTGAACGAGTTTAACAGTCGGTTGGATGAAGCTGGGTCTGAGTTGCATTTGGAGTTGGAGTTTGGAGATGAGAATGAAGATGATGAAGACAAGCCGAAACGAGAGAGGTTGCCTTCGGATTTGGATATCTCGAGCATTGGATCGGAGTTTGATCCCTTGGAGGTTGATAAGACTAAGATTCCGGAGATTGTGAAACCAAAGAAGAAGGTTGTTAACAAGGAATTGGCCAAGGTTACTACTGAAGCTCCAGTGACTACTCCAAATTTGACTCCGGATCAGCTGCAGCAATTAGCTTTGTTGAGACTGTTGAATCCGGCGGCAGCTGCCCAGATCCCTTCGGTTATTACTTCGTCTAAGCCTGTGGTCAAGTTGGAAACTGTTTATGAGTCGCATGTGCTGCCAATTATCAACGGGGATAGGACTATCTTCAGTACCTTGTCGCGAGCCATCGGAACGTTGACGAAGACCAGCTTCGAAGTTGTGACGACTACCTTGCCGACCCTGCCAATTCCTCCAATCATCCCAACGATTAATCCCTTCCAGCAGCAACAGGTTACTCTGCAATCTACACCGGTTGTTACCCAGACCATCGTCACGGAAACCAACAGCAAAGTTCTGAAACTAACCTTCGGTGCTAAGACGGCCTACACAACGCTGTACTCGACCACTGTTGTGCCCACACAGCTGACAACCTACGTGACCCAATCGGTGCCGGTTCAAGCGACGGCCGCCGCCTTCCCCGGATACTTCCCGGCGCCTTATGCACCGTTTCCGTATGTAGGCTAA
- the LOC129748472 gene encoding uncharacterized protein LOC129748472 isoform X5 produces MELRWEILFGVFVNVLLAQAAVYTPGNAPVYNPNEGVQAVVPTQVNNPGYLVTQTVYGFLDFTTTIGNTVMIFSPQSASAAVTEPPKTTPAPPPVIETSPLPVTTTPNVPPQAAALVLPEEIKPSKTVILPSQPQEKVSIVQVIAETAKPYVVKPQAAVKFVQKSVKPIKPIGKPKVSIVEVSPVKVEEVEEKRVELLADKKVQVVKPAHPPIIKVVASRVVEVTTEKEIVTPEPQPEQEDEEEEEVEEEVEEEPEHEEEEEEEVEEAEAQEQEVEEEKVEEIKEEESAKEPEQAEEKKPLTVEVSKAKKVNEPTIEAVQKEHSPIDFSTITEESESEQTEGQDETQEEHHEEEEPAPVLQIGNNIAPEPEYDFLSRQPSEYVEETFRVVNLKPSASVAPAAAAPSPKQGKAKRGQGNKIRPTGLVTKLGGTVIRDGATTVHETSVIGTYISGKYAQVLQSTSHVFQGNSAAAAAAPAGNQQKAPGPKVTATPTLRILKTAAPNLPGKGPRYNPEAASIITPSPSSQQALEDTGLPLENLFANQPSSNLVRPSRRLSGPGAANVAAGSFKNRLKSRIGGKDDSNDLLQERSDNLGLDEPVGPPAQQQQQQQQQQQQASFGNGKKTNRYRNTQTVKPAAAGKNSSSGSAASSNQQQQQRKQASYSSSANSRDDSDDANRRSYKPNLRPTPPEAEHSSSSTSLYKFKLNRSPGRWQYKSPPKPQVNIRKQKPAKDAVENLTTAPNSDTSVQYNDISLNPEHSEKVDTDADLDQSGSVNGNVLNDAEQDNQIERRYPIETIKVEISTPADFKDTYYEIATIKSPYTFQVGTVKNTRYITVTSTFEKTLEQETATITPSLTEPLTENILATTSHIDKESNLLDSSIATLPPIALSGDTETPPLETLTETFSTTQEMLKTHILPVIRDGTDTTSYTLIQTYHVTRLVTATKTLPPMEIYQFVPSKTLNEFNSRLDEAGSELHLELEFGDENEDDEDKPKRERLPSDLDISSIGSEFDPLEVDKTKIPEIVKPKKKVVNKELAKVTTEAPVTTPNLTPDQLQQLALLRLLNPAAAAQIPSVITSSKPVVKLETVYESHVLPIINGDRTIFSTLSRAIGTLTKTSFEVVTTTLPTLPIPPIIPTINPFQQQQVTLQSTPVVTQTIVTETNSKVLKLTFGAKTAYTTLYSTTVVPTQLTTYVTQSVPVQATAAAFPGYFPAPYAPFPYVG; encoded by the exons TCCTTCTCGCACAAGCCGCTGTCTACACCCCTGGCAATGCTCCGGTCTACAATCCGAACGAGGGCGTCCAGGCCGTCGTCCCAACTCAGGTCAACAATCCCGGCTACTTGGTAACTCAAACCGTCTACGGCTTCCTGGATTTCACCACCACCATCGGCAATACGGTAATGATTTTCTCACCGCAGAGTGCATCCGCAGCCGTAACTG AGCCCCCGAAAACGACACCGGCCCCGCCACCGGTGATCGAAACTTCCCCGCTGCCAGTTACGACGACCCCGAATGTTCCGCCACAGGCAGCCGCCCTTGTCCTGCCGGAAGAAATCAAACCGAGCAAGACGGTGATCTTGCCGAGTCAACCGCAGGAAAAGGTCAGCATCGTTCAGGTCATTGCCGAAACGGCGAAACCCTACGTCGTAAAGCCTCAGGCTGCGGTGAAGTTTGTGCAGAAGTCCGTTAAGCCGATTAAACCGATTGGAAAGCCGAAGGTTTCTATCGTTGAGGTTTCTCCGGTAAAGGTTGAGGAGGTCGAAGAGAAGAGAGTGGAACTTTTGGCCGACAAGAAAGTTCAGGTCGTGAAACCGGCTCATCCACCAATTATCAAGGTTGTGGCTTCACGAGTCGTTGAAGTTACCACTGAGAAGGAAATTGTTACACCGGAACCTCAACCGGAACAGGAAGATGAAGAAGAGGAAGAGGTAGAGGAAGAAGTTGAGGAAGAACCTGAacacgaagaagaagaagaggaagaGGTAGAAGAAGCCGAAGCTCAGGAACAAGAAGTTGAGGAAGAGAAGGTAGAAGAGATCAAAGAAGAGGAATCTGCCAAGGAACCAGAACAAGCTGAAGAGAAGAAACCACTGACTGTGGAAGTTTCCAAGGCTAAGAAAGTGAACGAGCCAACGATCGAAGCTGTTCAGAAAGAACACTCTCCAATTGACTTTTCGACAATAACCGAAGAAAGTGAGTCGGAACAAACCGAAGGACAGGACGAAACCCAAGAAGAACACCACGAGGAAGAGGAACCGGCACCAGTGCTGCAGATCGGAAACAACATCGCTCCAGAGCCGGAATACGACTTTCTCTCTCGGCAGCCATCGGAATACGTCGAGGAAACGTTCCGGGTAGTAAACCTGAAGCCATCTGCTTCGGTAGCTCCAGCTGCTGCTGCCCCAAGTCCAAAGCAGGGCAAGGCAAAACGCGGACAAGGTAATAAAATCCGCCCGACCGGGTTGGTCACCAAGCTCGGTGGAACCGTGATCCGAGATGGAGCCACAACGGTCCACGAAACGAGCGTCATCGGCACCTACATTTCAGGAAAGTATGCCCAGGTCCTACAAAGCACTTCTCATGTATTTCAAGGTaattctgctgctgctgctgctgccccGGCCGGAAATCAACAGAAGGCTCCGGGTCCGAAAGTGACCGCAACTCCAACGCTCCGAATCCTAAAGACAGCCGCCCCCAATCTACCCGGAAAGGGTCCCCGTTACAATCCGGAAGCGGCTTCGATCATCACGCCATCCCCTTCATCTCAGCAAGCGTTGGAGGACACCGGTTTACCGCTAGAAAACCTTTTCGCTAACCAACCCAGCTCGAATCTCGTAAGGCCATCGCGCCGTCTCAGTGGACCCGGAGCCGCCAACGTTGCCGCCGGAAGTTTCAAGAACCGTCTGAAGAGCCGCATCGGCGGCAAGGACGATAGTAACGATTTGCTGCAGGAACGGTCCGACAATCTGGGCCTGGATGAGCCCGTGGGACCTCCtgcccagcagcagcagcaacaacaacaacaacagcagcaagcTAGCTTTGGTAATGGCAAAAAAACTAACCGCTACCGTAACACGCAAACTGTTAAGCCTGCTGCCGCCGGCAAGAA TAGTTCTTCAGGATCAGCAGCATcaagcaatcagcagcagcaacagcgcaAGCAGGCATCCTACAGCTCCAGCGCCAACTCCCGGGACGATTCGGATGACGCCAACCGACGATCCTACAAGCCGAACCTTCGTCCGACTCCTCCGGAAGCCGAACActccagcagcagcaccagcctGTACAAGTTCAAGCTGAACCGATCCCCAGGTCGTTGGCAGTACAAGAGCCCCCCCAAACCGCAGGTCAATATCCGAAAGCAGAAACCGGCCAAGGATGCGGTAGAGAACCTAACGACGGCACCGAACTCGGACACCTCGGTCCAATACAACGACATCTCGCTCAATCCGGAACACTCCGAAAAGGTCGATACCGATGCCGATTTGGACCAGTCTGGATCGGTCAACGGAAATGTGCTGAACGACGCCGAACAGGATAACCAGATCGAGAGACGTTACCCGATCGAGACCATTAAGGTGGAGATTTCGACCCCGGCCGACTTCAAGGACACGTACTACGAGATTGCTACCATCAAGTCGCCCTACACCTTCCAG GTTGGCACCGTCAAGAACACCCGCTACATCACGGTAACATCGACGTTCGAAAAGACACTGGAACAGGAAACGGCCACCATCACTCCATCATTGACGGAACCCTTAACCGAGAACATCCTAGCCACAACCAGCCACATCGACAAGGAGAGCAATTTGCTGGACTCATCGATTGCCACGTTGCCGCCAATTGCTCTGTCCGGGGACACCGAAACTCCACCATTGGAAACGCTGACGGAGACTTTCAGCACTACCCAAGAGATGTTGAAGACTCACATTCTGCCTGTTATTAGGGATGGTACAGATACTACGAGTTATACGCTGATTCAGACTTATCACGTTACGAGGTTGGTGACTGCTACGAAGACTTTGCCACCGATGGAGATCTATCAGTTTGTGCCGTCGAAGACTTTGAACGAGTTTAACAGTCGGTTGGATGAAGCTGGGTCTGAGTTGCATTTGGAGTTGGAGTTTGGAGATGAGAATGAAGATGATGAAGACAAGCCGAAACGAGAGAGGTTGCCTTCGGATTTGGATATCTCGAGCATTGGATCGGAGTTTGATCCCTTGGAGGTTGATAAGACTAAGATTCCGGAGATTGTGAAACCAAAGAAGAAGGTTGTTAACAAGGAATTGGCCAAGGTTACTACTGAAGCTCCAGTGACTACTCCAAATTTGACTCCGGATCAGCTGCAGCAATTAGCTTTGTTGAGACTGTTGAATCCGGCGGCAGCTGCCCAGATCCCTTCGGTTATTACTTCGTCTAAGCCTGTGGTCAAGTTGGAAACTGTTTATGAGTCGCATGTGCTGCCAATTATCAACGGGGATAGGACTATCTTCAGTACCTTGTCGCGAGCCATCGGAACGTTGACGAAGACCAGCTTCGAAGTTGTGACGACTACCTTGCCGACCCTGCCAATTCCTCCAATCATCCCAACGATTAATCCCTTCCAGCAGCAACAGGTTACTCTGCAATCTACACCGGTTGTTACCCAGACCATCGTCACGGAAACCAACAGCAAAGTTCTGAAACTAACCTTCGGTGCTAAGACGGCCTACACAACGCTGTACTCGACCACTGTTGTGCCCACACAGCTGACAACCTACGTGACCCAATCGGTGCCGGTTCAAGCGACGGCCGCCGCCTTCCCCGGATACTTCCCGGCGCCTTATGCACCGTTTCCGTATGTAGGCTAA